A genome region from Clupea harengus chromosome 7, Ch_v2.0.2, whole genome shotgun sequence includes the following:
- the disp3 gene encoding protein dispatched homolog 3 gives MEADDDPLLLETTGDLGEDGMQDEEDAEVDILSVRGRDGLRGLWRAVGWVYTTPWASGVVLGVGFLLPFALSAWMFLRYPPLDIDLSYSAFEVRSHSSAQHFDSLAIAIKTQLGSWDRHRRNTDDYDSDILRDLLLAKLNMQGGGVAGGEKASGALRNETESAQASKEATVNNSQRGEDIKKTDTGGKTAGALEDQERLYDNKTSLGVSHTPSSLVVKEGREGGGKAVVRKARSAGTTYSYRQSQALWRVELVFVAQGGENSNIFTPERLRTIHRVERLLVEHPQFQQFCWKPVELLRDLPLGPSFCSPPSSLLSYLFPSERAGKIYFDGMGPDLADIKGALSLAITHPQFYWYVDENLTPDDLCSSLLRSEIHFGAPLPSFYSLQDRPQEQRRRFRDFVVQYANILAQQSTSQVKVLYGGTELFDDEVRRTFHSDMLLAVFSGACISVLVYILTSFSVFLTFFGLASIGLSCLMALFLYHVVFGVRYLGILNGVAAFVIIGIGVDDVFVFISTFRQASHLRQPEQRAVYTVKTAGRATFLTSFTTAAAYAANTFSQANPNLCLVQIPAVHDFGLFMALIVSCCWVWVSMLMPAALCIWSQCGAGQGNACLKWWNILSSISASHSPLSDEDDVALLSVEMEIDTCDVEADTALLSLSVDPPQGPSGKGGVGVVSTQLQWVLRHWVAEPVVENRKVVIGVYILLLLASAFCCCLLRPASHAPLLFRQDSNIQSLLNLRSNLSAQGISCHTCSGAFMERPHFLHSVAHRVPAVPGPAAQQHSRTPSNPALHGQPKSASPTSQSGRLLTVYVSKLDMGSAVTQYRFSLNASVPAPWVTLPHGHGEVPSFQAYGSPHSNYSTKLTVCVSHTYHPHPRWMITSRSCDPHHGLRAEFSFYVASAEQQHSRRLFFAQHHLSPHPSRVCAEPPGCVISSGPDGPTQGSFYTPLSAEPTPANTSKTSGFNPCGGGVCEKPAVRPLVDTGAMVFVVFGILGINRTQYSDNHVIGDMGSVIYDPSFDLFKEIGHLCQLCKAISANTKLVKPGGAQCLPAGNSLSTILPLMHPECHSLPEPNLLPGQLSHGAIGMQGGTVHWISMAFESTTYKGKSSFQTHADYLQWESFLQELLASLPQTSSLQRGFQTCEHWKQIFMEIIGVESALYSLLLSLVICVAAVSVFTAHLLLLLPILLSILGVVCTVVAIMYWLGWEMGAVEAISLSILVGSSVDYCLHLVEGYLLAGDVAAAAATSDSPLCGDPSGRRTLEAVNHVGVAIVSSAVTTVISTVPLFFCVIVPFAKFGQIVAINTAVSILYTLVITTAMLATMGPAGFRRPPGAVVKASLAVLLAVGLGAILLWVSGLVFPGSWYTFNM, from the exons ATGGAGGCGGACGACGATCCCTTGTTGCTCGAGACGACGGGGGACCTCGGCGAGGACGGGATGCAGGACGAGGAGGACGCAGAGGTTGACATCCTATCCGTCCGAGGACGTGACGGACTGCGAGGACTGTGGCGGGCGGTGGGCTGGGTGTACACCACCCCATGGGCGAGCGGGGTTGTGTTAGGGGTAGGGTTCCTGCTCCCCTTCGCCCTCTCGGCGTGGATGTTCCTGCGTTACCCTCCGCTGGACATCGACCTGTCATACAGTGCCTTTGAGGTGCGGAGCCACTCCTCCGCTCAGCATTTTGACTCGCTCGCCATCGCCATCAAGACCCAGCTCGGGTCCTGGGACAGACACAGGCGCAACACAGACGACTATGACTCAGACATCCTCCGCGATCTCTTGCTGGCCAAACTTAACATGCAGGGCGGTGGAGTGGCCGGCGGGGAAAAGGCTTCAGGGGCACTGcggaatgagacagagagcgcTCAGGCAAGCAAAGAGGCCACTGTGAACAACTCACAAAGGGGTGAAGACATCAAAAAGACGGACACCGGAGGAAAAACTGCTGGAGCCCTGGAGGACCAAGAAAGATTATATGACAACAAAACCAGCCTGGGAGTATCCCACACCCCCAGCTCCTTGGTTGTTAAggagggcagggagggaggagggaaggcTGTGGTCAGGAAGGCCAGGTCAGCGGGTACCACCTACTCCTACCGGCAGAGCCAGGCCCTGTGGAGGGTGGAGCTGGTGTTCGTGGCCCAGGGCGGTGAGAACAGCAACATCTTCACCCCGGAGCGTCTCCGCACCATCCACCGTGTGGAGCGGCTGCTCGTGGAGCACCCGCAGTTTCAGCAGTTCTGCTGGAAGCCTGTGGAGCTCCTGAGGGACCTACCCCTGGGGCCCTCCTTCTGCTCTCCGcccagctctctcctctcctacctctTCCCCAGCGAACGTGCGGGCAAGATCTACTTTGACGGAATGGGCCCCGACCTAGCTGACATCAAAG GTGCCTTGAGTTTAGCAATCACTCACCCACAGTTCTACTGGTACGTGGATGAGAACTTGACCCCCGACgacctctgctcctctctgctccgcaGTGAGATCCACTTCGgcgcccctctcccctccttctacTCGCTCCAGGACAGACCCCAGGAGCAGAGGCGCCGCTTCAGGGACTTTGTGGTGCAGTATGCCAACATCCTGGCCCAGCAATCCACCAG CCAGGTGAAAGTTCTGTATGGTGGCACTGAGCTGTTTGATGACGAAGTCAGGCGCACCTTTCACAGTGACATGCTGCTTGCCGTCTTCAGCGGCGCCTGCATCTCTGTCTTGGTTTACATCCTCACGTCCTTCTCAG TGTTTCTGACATTCTTTGGCCTAGCCAGCATTGGTCTAAGCTGCCTCATGGCCCTATTCCTCTATCATGTGGTGTTTGGAGTGCGATATCTGGGCATCCTTAATGGAGTGGCGGCTTTCGTTATCATTGGGATTG GCGTGGATGACGTGTTTGTGTTCATAAGCACCTTCCGCCAGGCATCGCACCTGCGGCAGCCCGAGCAGCGCGCAGTCTACACGGTCAAGACGGCTGGGCGGGCCACCTTCCTCACCTCCTTCACCACGGCTGCCGCCTACGCCGCTAACACCTTCTCACAG GCTAACCCTAATCTTTGTTTGGTGCAGATCCCGGCGGTCCACGACTTCGGCTTGTTCATGGCCCTCATCGTAAGCTGCTGCTGGGTGTGGGTGTCCATGCTAATGCCCGCTGCCCTCTGCATCTGGAGCCAGTGCGGGGCTGGCCAGGGTAACGCCTGTCTGAAATG GTGGAATATCCTCTCCAGTATCTCCGCGAGCCACAGCCCCCTTTCAGATGAAGACGACGTGGCCTTGCTGTCAGTGGAGATGGAGATAG ACACGTGTGACGTGGAGGCCGACACAGCCCTGCTCTCGCTGAGCGTGGACCCACCGCAGGGCCCATCAGGGAAGGGCGGCGTGGGGGTGGTGAGCACCCAGCTCCAGTGGGTGCTGCGGCACTGGGTGGCGGAGCCCGTGGTGGAGAATCGCAAGGTGGTCATCG GTGTTTATATCCTGCTTCTCCTGGCCTCTGCCTTCTGTTGCTGCCTGCTACGCCCGGCTAGTCacgctcccctcctctttcGCCAGGACTCCAACATCCAGTCGCTCCTTAATCTCCGTAGCAACCTGAGTGCCCAGGGAATCTCCTGCCACACATGCTCAG GTGCCTTCATGGAGAGACCTCATTTCCTGCACAGCGTCGCCCACCGTGTGCCCGCTGTGCCAGGGCCGGCGGCACAACAGCACTCACGCACCCCGTCCAATCCGGCTCTCCACGGCCAGCCCAAATCTGCCTCCCCTACTTCTCAATCAG GAAGACTGCTCACAGTCTACGTTTCCAAGTTGGACATGGGATCTGCTGTCACCCAATATCGCTTCTCTCTGAACGCCAGCGTCCCGGCGCCCTGGGTGACACTGCCACACGGCCATGGGGAGGTGCCATCTTTCCAG GCATATGGCAGTCCCCATAGCAACTACAGCACCAAgctgacagtgtgtgtctcacacacgtATCACCCTCACCCCCGCTGGATGATCACATCCCGGTCATGTGACCCACACCACGGCTTGAGAGCAGAGTTCAGCTTTTATGTGGCGTCTGCCGAGCAGCAACACAGCAG GAGGCTGTTTTTTGCCCAGCACCACCTGAGTCCCCACCCCAGCCGAGTGTGTGCAGAGCCGCCGGGCTGTGTGATAAGCAGCGGGCCAGACGGACCGACCCAGGGCAGTTTCTACACCCCTCTCAGCGCAG AGCCTACGCCGGCAAACACATCCAAAACCTCAGGCTTTAACCCCTGCGGTGGAGGTGTCTGTGAGAAGCCAGCCGTGCGCCCCCTAGTGGACACCGGTGCCATGGTTTTTGTGGTATTTGGCATACTGGGTATCAACCGTACGCAGTACTCAGACAACCATGTCATTGGAGATATG GGCAGCGTAATCTATGATCCCAGCTTTGACCTCTTTAAAGAGATCGGCCATCTCTGCCAACTCTGCAAAGCCATCAGTGCCAACACAAAGCTGGTCAAACCTGGTGGGGCCCAGTGCTTACCTGCAG GGAACAGTCTGTCTACCATCCTCCCTCTAATGCACCCGGAGTGCCACTCTCTGCCCGAGCCCAACCTGCTGCCAGGGCAGCTGTCCCATGGGGCCATTGGGATGCAGGGGGGCACAGTCCACTGGATCTCCATGGCCtttgagtct actacctACAAAGGAAAGTCATCTTTCCAGACGCACGCTGACTACCTGCAGTGGGAGAGCTTCCTGCAGGAGCTGCTGGCCTCTCTCCCGCAGACGTCCTCCCTGCAGCGAGGCTTTCAGACCTGCGAACACTGGAAGCAGATTTTCATGGAGATCATTG GTGTTGAGAGCGCTCTCTATAGCCTGCTCCTCTCGCTGGTGATCTGCGTCGCCGCCGTGTCCGTCTTCACCGCTCACCTACTCCTGCTGCTGCCCATCCTCCTCAGCATTCTGG GGGTGGTGTGCACGGTGGTGGCCATCATGTACTGGCTGGGCTGGGAGATGGGCGCGGTGGAGGCCATCTCGCTGTCCATCCTGGTGGGCTCGTCGGTGGACTACTGCCTGCACCTGGTGGAGGGATACCTGTTGGCCGGGGACGTcgccgctgccgctgccacATCCGATTCACCTCTCTGTGGG GATCCCTCCGGCCGACGGACCCTGGAAGCCGTCAATCACGTCGGCGTCGCCATAGTATCCAGCGCTGTCACCACGGTGATCTCCAccgtccctctcttcttctgtgtcATTGTGCCTTTCGCCAAGTTCGGCCAGATTGTAGCCATTAACACAGCCGTGTCCATCCTGTACACTCTGGTCATCACCACAGCCATGCTGGCCACCATGGGCCCCGCAGGCTTCCGTAGACCCCCCGGTGCAGTGGTCAAAGCCAGCCTGGCGGTCTTGCTCGCCGTGGGCCTGGGAGCCATCCTCCTCTGGGTTAGCGGCCTGGTGTTTCCGGGCTCCTGGTATACCTTCAACATGTAG